In the Lycium ferocissimum isolate CSIRO_LF1 unplaced genomic scaffold, AGI_CSIRO_Lferr_CH_V1 ctg16744, whole genome shotgun sequence genome, one interval contains:
- the LOC132042632 gene encoding uncharacterized protein LOC132042632 yields MEFVVGDKVFLKVSPLKGLMHFCRKGKLSPRYIGPYEITKRVGKVAYELRLPAEMSMVHPVFHILMLRLYKPDPSHVLHHEDIDIDEALCYEKEPVRILDRQVRRLRTKDVISVKVLWRNHNTDEATWEVEEDMKTRYPHLFPMA; encoded by the coding sequence ATGGAATTTGTTGTTGGTGAcaaggttttcttgaaagtgtcacctctAAAGGGGTTAATGCATTTTTGCAGAaaaggcaagcttagtcctcgctaTATTGGTCCTTACGAGATTACAAAAAGGGTTGGGAAGGTAGCTTACGAGTTGAGATTACCGGCTGAGATGTCCATGGTTCATCCGGTGTTTCATATTTTAATGTTGAGATTATACAAACCTGATCCTTCCCATGTGTTGCACCATGAAGATATTGATATTGATGAAGCTCTCTGTTATGAAAAAGAACCGGTTCGGATTTTAGATCgccaagttagaaggttgagaacaAAGGATGTTATATCGGTTAAAGTTTTGTGGCGAAACCATAATACTGATGAAGCTACTTGGGAAGTAGAGGAAGACATGAAGAcgagatatcctcacttgtttcctatggCAG